Proteins encoded within one genomic window of Salipaludibacillus agaradhaerens:
- a CDS encoding tripartite tricarboxylate transporter TctB family protein produces MKTANIVMCSAVLIMCSWLFLQTFEFAKGASGAMSPAYFPRIILLVILVTAVLELIISVRLRVVDSFLFDWKKGVKLILFIAVMTLFISLLGVVPFMINASLALFSLGLVLRLPLVPSLVTAISLSVTTYYIFTAGFNIIL; encoded by the coding sequence GTGAAAACTGCAAATATAGTGATGTGCAGTGCTGTGTTGATAATGTGCAGCTGGCTATTTTTGCAAACATTTGAATTTGCAAAAGGTGCATCAGGTGCAATGAGTCCCGCTTATTTCCCTAGAATTATCCTTTTGGTAATATTAGTAACGGCTGTTCTGGAACTAATAATAAGCGTCAGACTCCGTGTAGTTGATTCATTTTTATTTGATTGGAAAAAAGGTGTAAAGCTCATTTTGTTTATAGCAGTTATGACACTTTTTATTAGTTTGTTAGGCGTTGTTCCTTTTATGATAAATGCTAGTCTAGCACTTTTTTCACTCGGTCTTGTTTTAAGACTTCCTTTGGTTCCCTCGTTAGTAACAGCTATAAGCTTGAGTGTAACGACCTATTATATATTTACAGCAGGATTTAATATTATTTTGTAG